A segment of the Sanyastnella coralliicola genome:
TAAGGCCGACAATCGCATTCAAAGGCGTGCGGATCTCATGACTCATGTTTGAGAGGAATTCTGATTTCGCTCTCGAAGAAGCTTCGGCAGCTTCCATGGCCTCTTCCAGTTCGTGCGTGCGTTCCTTGATCTTGACTTCTAAGGAGTCGTTCATTTCCTGAAGCTCTTGGTTCAGGGTAAACAACTCCCGAGATTTTTCTTCGATGATCAGCTCGGCATTCTTACGCGCCTGTCGTTCTCTTCGGATGATATTTTTTAGTGACTCGAGGTCGCTCATGAACGGTTGATAGTGAATCGAACGACCTTACCGCTCTCCTCGATATTCTCTTTATTAATGTCGTAAGTCTCATTGAAATGCGTTGCACATCCTTCAATAAGACCTTCGGCAAAGTCTGCCATACGTCGCTCTGAAGTGTAGATCATTTCCAAGGTATTGTCGTCAATACGCTTGGTTTCAAAACTAGGGAGCTCAGCATCTGGGTATAGTTTGCGCACCTCTACGTGGATGTAGCCCTCAATTTGTTCAAGGAACACGAAGCCATCGGTCACGCCAGTGAAGAATTGCCCATAACCAGCAGCGAAGCGAGTAAATAAGTGATTCCCATATGCATTTAGAAGTTGGGGTATGCTCAAACCGGATTCACCACTCAAGTTGGTAACCAACTGAACCATTTCACTATGCTCGTAAGTTCCTACGGCAGTGTAGACACCGCCACTTGGGAGGTCTGCATTGGAAATAATTTTGTCTGCAACGTCAAAGCCGAATTTATCTTCGACCATCTCTAAGAACTCGGTAAAAACTACTCCTTTCATTTATTTGGTTTTGTTCAAATTTACTATGGCCACAAGGGAATTGAAATCGGATAACTTCCTCTATTCTGAGTAGGAATCCACTGACATAATTTACACCTTTCCGATATGTCTACTGAGTCTCCGACATTAAAGCTTTCAGAACTAACGAATGCACTGGACGATTTCTTCCAGAAGCGCTTTAGTGGGCGAACCTTTTGGGTTATTGGAGAGGTTAGCGGTCACAAAGCTTACCCTAACCGAAGTTGGCATTTCTTTGACTTAATCGAGAAAGAAGAAGGTGCTGATCGCTTGAAAGCGAAAATGCAGGTGGTAGCATGGAGCCCCGGGTTTGCAGCTATCTCAAGATTTGAGCGAGAAACCGGACAACGCTTCACCAGTGGATTAGAAGTCATGATTAAAGCAGAGGTTTCATTTCATCAGCAGTATGGATTGAAGCTGACAGTGATTGACATGAATGCGGCCTTCACTATGGGACAAATGGAGCGAAAGCGACGTGAGACCCTAGAGAAATTGGTGAAGCGCTATCCTGATTTCATTCAGAAAGTTGGCGATACCTTTCACACCCAGAACCAAGACTTGGCACTTCCACGGATCATCAAGCGGATTGCTGTGATCACTTCACCAGGTGCTGCCGGGTACGAAGACTTCATGCACAGCCTTGAAGGGAACCCTTATGGATACACCTTCCATGTTGATTTATTCTTCAGTCGTGTACAAGGACTAGAGGCGGGTATTACTCTGAGCAGGCGCATGTACGAGATTTCTTCGAACCCTGACCCTTATGACCTTGCGGTTATGATTCGCGGGGGAGGGGCTCAGACTGATCTCTTTGTTTTTGATGATTTCGGATTGAATAGAGAAGTGGCGAAAAGCGAGGTTCCCTTGTGGGCCGGAATAGGACATCAGCGAGACCAAACCATTGTTGATTTGTTCTGTCATACCTCTCACAAGACACCCACGAAAGTGGCCGAAGCTATTTTACTTCATAACCGACGCTCAGAAGAACACGTGGCCGGATTGCGCGAGGCATTGATGATCAGTGGTAAGGAAATCATCGATCAGAACAAGTCTGAATTGAGACAGACATCATTGAGTATTTCTGCTTTGGTGCCGCGCATTTTACATCGGCAACAGCGATCGATTGCTGAGTTTTTTAATGTTATTCAGCGTTATGGGGTCAAGAATATCTCTTCGCGAAAGACTGCATTGAATGTGTTGTTCGCCTCGATTAAACCAACACTTCGCGCTCGTATTCTTCATGAGAACAGACAAGTGTTCGAGAAACAAAGCAAGTTGATCCAATTGCAAGAGCACCAACTCGACAGAGAACACATGAAGTTGGAGCAGATTCAACAGATCATACGCCTGAGCGATCCTAGAAAGCTGTTGAAGAAAGGCTACACTTTACTTTCTGTTGATGGTAAGATTGTAAAAGACGCTTCTGAATTGAAGGCGGGGGATGCGATTGAAATCGAAACACACGCGGAGAAGATTGCTGCAGAAGTGAAGAAAATCAGTCCTAAAAACTGACATTTCCCAGACAATCAGCATTAGGGAAGCAGTACTTTTGCGCCCATGTCTACACCGAGCAAGAACTATTGGAAGAAGTTGACACATGACCAGATTAAGGAGCGTGTGTTTGAAGCGCTAGACGCGAATGTGAATTTCTACAACGAAGAAGTGATTGGAGTGCCTGGTTCACACCTTGATCCGAAGGTATTCCGCGGCGATTTGCCATTCCTAAAAGATGCCCCTTTCTTGAGTGCACTGGTTCGCAACCCGAATCACATTGGATGCCATACGAGTGGAAATTCTGAATCTTTCTTCCGCGGAACACATAGCATTGAAGCGGAGTTGATTGAGCTATGTGCAAAGAAGATCTTGAATGGCGACGAAGCGGAAGCGTTTGATGGGTACGTAAGTTCTGGAGGAACAGAAGCCAACGTTCAAGCTGCGTGGATTTACCGCAATGAATTCATGCAACGATTCGGCGCTAGCCAAAAAGAAATTGCCATTCTATGTTCAAGTGATAGCCACTATTCGCAGTACAAAGCCTCGAATTTGCTATCGATTGACATTGCCCAAGTGCAAGTAGACGAGCAAACGCGTCAGGTGAACTTAGAGGAGCTTGAGCGCACGCTGGATGGTTTTGAAGCGAAGGGCATTAAGTATGTGATTCTCTACGTCAACATGATGACCACGATGTTCGGTTCTGTTGATGACCTTGATACCTATTTGAATGCGTTGAACAAACGTTCTTTCGAATTGCGCGTTCATGTAGATGGCGCTTACGGAGGCTTCTTCTATCCGTTCACACAAAGCCAACAACGTCTAGATTTTAGTAGACCTGAGATTAACTCTGTAACGCTCGACGCCCACAAGATGGTACAAGCACCTTACGGAACTGGGATTTTCTTGATTCGTAAGAATTACATGCACTACACGCACACCAGTGAAGCGAGTTATGTAGAAGGTGAAGACTCAACTTTGATCGGAAGTCGCTCTGGAGCGAATGCCATTGCCATTTGGATGATTTTGATGACCTATGGAAGGTTCGGATGGGAAGAGAAGGTAAATACCCTAGAACAACGTGCAGCTCGTTTTGCCGCGCAGCTAGAGCAGAAAGGGATCGCATTTTTCCGCCAACCTTATTCTAATATCGTCACGATTGACGCGAAGGCTGTTGCACCAAAAGTGGCGGAAGAATTCGGACTAGTGCCAGATAATCACCACGATCCGAAGTGGGTGAAAGTAGTAGTAATGGATCACGTTACTCTTGATCGTTTGGTAGTTCTTCTTGACCGAATTGAATCAAGCAGTATCAGTGCTGAATGATTACCTTCGGGGTATGGCGAAGAAAGAAAATTTGACCTATGAAACCGCCTTCGAAGAGCTCAATGATATTGTAGCAATGATCGAAGACGAAGAAGTATCTGTGGATCAGTTGGCAGATAAGATGAAGCGTGCGAGTTTCTTGATCAATTTCTGTAACGAGAAATTGCGTGATACTGAAGATGCGGTCAATCAGATCATTCGCAAAATGGAAGATCCAGGATCACCAACACCTGACGAAGCAGACGATGACGCCCTCTGAGATTATTGACAAGATGTACAACAATGATCCATTCTCACAATGGTTGGGAGTGGAGCGGGTTGAAGAAGGTGCAGGCTTTTGCGTCTTGAAGCTTACAGTTCGCAAAGAGATGTTGAACGGGTTCAGCATCGCTCATGGTGGAATCACCTATGCGTTGGCTGATAGTGCTCTTGCATTCGCCGCAAATGCGCATGGTCGTAAGTGTGTTTCAGTTGAAACGAGTATCTCACATGTTCAGCCGGTGATGGAGGGTGATGTTTTGACCACTAGCGTGGAAGAGGTTTCACTTACGAACCGGATAGGAATCTACCATATTACGGTTTCGAATCAACATGATGTAGATGTGGCCGTATTCAAAGGCAGTGTCTACCGTCGCTCTGAATCTTGGGAGTGATTAAATGTCGCCCTGGTAGCGTTTTTCCATCTGTTCTTGTGTCTCCACAGGATCGTTGTGGCCTATTTGATCTTTGATCATTTGTCCCATCGTAGGCAATTCAGTACGCTCAATCTTTGCCTCTTCTTTCCAGAGTTTTGAACGCATGAAGGCTTTGGCGCAGTGCAAGAATACCGTCTCTACTTGGACATGAATACAGGTCTTTGGAGGATTCTGTTCCTCATCTAATTGAGCGAGGAGCTCAGGATCATTCGAGACGATGGCTTTACCGCGAATGCGAAGCGTTTCATCAACGCCGGGGATCATACCGAGCATGGCAAACTTGCCGGTCTCCACGATGTTGCTCAGGCTATCTACGCGGTTGTTTCCTTTTGAATCTGGGATGATCAGTTCGTTATCGTTCAAAACTTTGATGAATCCAGGTGCTCCACCACGGGGAGAAGCATCGAGGTGATCACCACCGTCTGTTGAAATCACAACGAAAGGACACAGTGCTAAGAATCGTTTACTATGCTGTTCAAGGGCAGAAAGCTCTTTTAGAATTGTTCTTTCTTTTGGTTCTCCGTAGATCTCGCGGAGCTGAGCGCCTTGATCGATATTCATACTACGAAGGTCGTGAAATCCGCCAAGACTCTCTACCAAAGAATGCGTTCGCGCTCTTCGGGAGTAGGCATACGACAGCTCTCTTTTT
Coding sequences within it:
- a CDS encoding heme NO-binding domain-containing protein; the encoded protein is MKGVVFTEFLEMVEDKFGFDVADKIISNADLPSGGVYTAVGTYEHSEMVQLVTNLSGESGLSIPQLLNAYGNHLFTRFAAGYGQFFTGVTDGFVFLEQIEGYIHVEVRKLYPDAELPSFETKRIDDNTLEMIYTSERRMADFAEGLIEGCATHFNETYDINKENIEESGKVVRFTINRS
- the xseA gene encoding exodeoxyribonuclease VII large subunit — protein: MSTESPTLKLSELTNALDDFFQKRFSGRTFWVIGEVSGHKAYPNRSWHFFDLIEKEEGADRLKAKMQVVAWSPGFAAISRFERETGQRFTSGLEVMIKAEVSFHQQYGLKLTVIDMNAAFTMGQMERKRRETLEKLVKRYPDFIQKVGDTFHTQNQDLALPRIIKRIAVITSPGAAGYEDFMHSLEGNPYGYTFHVDLFFSRVQGLEAGITLSRRMYEISSNPDPYDLAVMIRGGGAQTDLFVFDDFGLNREVAKSEVPLWAGIGHQRDQTIVDLFCHTSHKTPTKVAEAILLHNRRSEEHVAGLREALMISGKEIIDQNKSELRQTSLSISALVPRILHRQQRSIAEFFNVIQRYGVKNISSRKTALNVLFASIKPTLRARILHENRQVFEKQSKLIQLQEHQLDREHMKLEQIQQIIRLSDPRKLLKKGYTLLSVDGKIVKDASELKAGDAIEIETHAEKIAAEVKKISPKN
- a CDS encoding pyridoxal phosphate-dependent decarboxylase family protein, whose protein sequence is MSTPSKNYWKKLTHDQIKERVFEALDANVNFYNEEVIGVPGSHLDPKVFRGDLPFLKDAPFLSALVRNPNHIGCHTSGNSESFFRGTHSIEAELIELCAKKILNGDEAEAFDGYVSSGGTEANVQAAWIYRNEFMQRFGASQKEIAILCSSDSHYSQYKASNLLSIDIAQVQVDEQTRQVNLEELERTLDGFEAKGIKYVILYVNMMTTMFGSVDDLDTYLNALNKRSFELRVHVDGAYGGFFYPFTQSQQRLDFSRPEINSVTLDAHKMVQAPYGTGIFLIRKNYMHYTHTSEASYVEGEDSTLIGSRSGANAIAIWMILMTYGRFGWEEKVNTLEQRAARFAAQLEQKGIAFFRQPYSNIVTIDAKAVAPKVAEEFGLVPDNHHDPKWVKVVVMDHVTLDRLVVLLDRIESSSISAE
- the xseB gene encoding exodeoxyribonuclease VII small subunit; amino-acid sequence: MAKKENLTYETAFEELNDIVAMIEDEEVSVDQLADKMKRASFLINFCNEKLRDTEDAVNQIIRKMEDPGSPTPDEADDDAL
- a CDS encoding hotdog fold thioesterase, producing the protein MTPSEIIDKMYNNDPFSQWLGVERVEEGAGFCVLKLTVRKEMLNGFSIAHGGITYALADSALAFAANAHGRKCVSVETSISHVQPVMEGDVLTTSVEEVSLTNRIGIYHITVSNQHDVDVAVFKGSVYRRSESWE
- a CDS encoding pyridoxamine 5'-phosphate oxidase family protein: MNIDQGAQLREIYGEPKERTILKELSALEQHSKRFLALCPFVVISTDGGDHLDASPRGGAPGFIKVLNDNELIIPDSKGNNRVDSLSNIVETGKFAMLGMIPGVDETLRIRGKAIVSNDPELLAQLDEEQNPPKTCIHVQVETVFLHCAKAFMRSKLWKEEAKIERTELPTMGQMIKDQIGHNDPVETQEQMEKRYQGDI